In Fundulus heteroclitus isolate FHET01 chromosome 16, MU-UCD_Fhet_4.1, whole genome shotgun sequence, a single genomic region encodes these proteins:
- the wu:fb95e10 gene encoding cardiomyopathy-associated protein 5 isoform X1 — MKPDGVATAALEPMETLDSNPVNEAAPPEGQEPDQAAAPAEEMPQHPAGDLGAEEPQANKGKEPPAAKTGTKAAGDAKPKATNKATPKTPKSSTTSSPKTPSGPRSNTSQSRLANGTSKPQTNGMVKKTTPAAEKRSTPTSASSKKPTGTAVAPPSKTTTKVGEKKAPGTLSATNTAKSTTAALAAKKTPSSAANGVKSSTAASAAASAAKKPPASKPASAAPAKNSSVASSKTDKTPVSKATRPGLGTAPSSRPATGSSQSASTTKNTAATSKPPTPKPASTSVKTATPKSSAATPSSGKPPTSQSRNTTPVKKDVTKPATPAAKKTVESPLARPSPTTKSAKPETPKTKSDVSSKKPPTNKAVETKTPNRSKPQESKATPSKDASKTKTATNKASSPKKTVGSTTPTPVKRGPKVATIIERGKEIAGIVAAAATIATAASVFANPEESQPPVEDVLEPSELNVEPEQEKREPVQEPSPEPVVVREPTPEPVQVREPTPEPVQVREPTPEPVQVREPTPEPVQVREPTPEPVQVREPTPEPVRVPTPEPVRVPTPEPVRVPTPEPVRVPTPEPVRVPTPEPVRVPTPEPVRVPTPEPVVMRVPSPDPVQVREPSPEPVVVREPSPEPVVVREPTPEPLREPTPEPEREQSPELVKMQEPIPEPMQIREQTPEPMREPSPELLQEQIPEQRSEEATRVQMSPQMTTFKFEDNSSVPSLGTTVMSPPCSPPGPASPVRESQNGSSLVDLDVPSDSMDRNQSPVGLAPQMLLNVMTFQAEEENEKAYEVQGLQDYEKEEEDEEEELDKESMFMPTSTAPGAFSAVGQPHNFGALPLDDFVHRELVSTHEKEEEVEKADEEINEDDDDDDEYEEERRPGHALSSLVTDMSTSQPSDEFQVRSSAFGGSAGWHGDDLLSGMDSEDVSSCTSSRQQGVSDLSSTLHTAILEGTQSSDALIDSSLRGSEGDGNLMGSPNVETLANEEEEDEDDERVDDMDLSSEQAEEHHKVFQEHKQDEEDDEDVEMHSEGVTESGGNVDDDFNEEEHLDNLTQSGPLSGVPPASSWGQANLFSDTWAQPASLLSMSSPSPVSDHDAAESETPTQSPAQACVDSSAPSFPLPTEQEPQHHHPAHQEAHDFVAPPAVGMSQSGTPGETAPPAHSGSETSTPEDLRDYDSSSGVESRSDKQQTPVPTSVQPDMDQDLGIHLEKGDGEEEEAETLPADEVLGTGPPTAPASVPSSPSSSGDEASDTEGEIQINDPEGPMMMDERAAFDSPPPNCSLPALEEDEEAGDLPADEGEEDGGGATPQSANSVASYGFDCTTSNSNAHSMAESCGKSPGIFSLENEEQLPEEAKDPSLIKELTLPSSTAAALAEDLLGNPVDLIPLGRQGDNFPCLDEHHHFLLGGKLSADHREKANPLEGSEELVDQECGDSDNGPAPYFSTICDKTDSFLEGDAKTSEVDEDCKWQARTREDNRNQNYSPSVPVANGHYLALVPGNRRPIDPALAEHFSRIAPPACPPKTSPESSYIIAEQLRRLEQHRQEQERQKKQWLEEERLRLEQQKKLEKQRRELLQLQLQQQQQEHRHRRQVLQWQLELEHQYRMQQKQIQQQQQLRRSPTGVMLSPSSGLCTIYEAMETSDEEDEVGGEQNRNVQARRRRVLQSRGVSPDLQRQLHPVPQQDLEWNKKVDMVQQLINQSLMLSDDGSCPPLLLLPVGSGGTLSPLKSSMWPNLPPQFNPPTATVTSVSSYSPDSRGSSPAGDWTVVEVETQH; from the exons ATGAAGCCGGATGGGGTTGCCACGGCAGCACTGGAGCCAATGGAGACATTGGACTCGAATCCAGTGAATGAGGCGGCACCGCCAGAAGGACAGGAGCCCGACCAAGCAGCTGCTCCCGCTGAGGAGATGCCACAGCATCCTGCTGGAGATTTGGGTGCAGAGGAGCCCCAGGCAAATAAGGGTAAGGAACCCCCAGCTGCCAAGACTGGCACCAAGGCGGCTGGTGACGCCAAACCCAAGGCCACCAACAAGGCCACTCCTAAGACTCCTAAGTCCAGCACCACAAGCTCACCCAAGACTCCATCTGGCCCGCGTTCAAACACATCCCAGAGCCGTCTGGCAAACGGCACGTCTAAGCCTCAGACTAACGGCATGGTTAAGAAGACTACACCTGCTGCAGAAAAAAGGAGCACCCCAACCTCTGCTTCCTCCAAAAAACCCACCGGAACAGCAGTAGCACCACCTTCTAAGACCACTACTAAAGTTGGCGAGAAAAAGGCTCCAGGAACCCTCTCTGCCACCAACACCGCAAAGTCAACCACCGCAGCACTGGCAGCTAAAAAGACACCATCCAGTGCTGCCAATGGTGTCAAATCCAGcactgctgcttctgctgctgcttctgctgcaaAAAAGCCCCCAG CTTCCAAACCTgcctctgcagctccagccAAGAATAGCTCGGTTGCCTCGTCCAAGACGGACAAAACCCCGGTTTCCAAAGCCACCAG GCCCGGGTTAGGCACAGCACCATCATCCCGACCAGCTACTGGGTCATCTCAGTCAGCCAGCACAACCAAGAACACTGCAGCTACATCCAAACCTCCCACCCCTAAACCTGCCTCCACCTCTGTCAAGACTGCTACTCCAAAATCAAGCGCCGCTACACCCTCTAGTGGCAAACCTCCTACATCACAGTCAAGGAACACAACCCCGGTGaaaaaag ATGTTACCAAACCAGCCACTCCAGCTGCCAAAAAAACTGTAGAATCCCCTCTCGCTCGCCCTTCCCCTACAACGAAGTCAGCTAAACCCGAGACCCCCAAAACAAAGTCAGATGTCTCCTCCAAAAAGCCTCCCACAAATAAGGCTGTAGAAACAAAGACACCGAACCGCTCCAAACCACAAGAGAGTAAAGCCACACCTTCCAAGGATGCATCCAAGACCAAAACGGCTACAAATAAGGCCTCCAGCCCCAAGAAGACAGTGGGAAGTACTACTCCAACTCCTGTCAAACGTGGTCCTAAAGTTGCGACAATTATTGAACGTGGAAAAGAAATTGCTGGTATAGTGGCTGCTGCTGCAACAATTGCTACTGCAGCATCTGTCTTTGCAAACCCAGAAGAGTCTCAGCCTCCCGTAGAAGATGTTTTGGAGCCATCTGAGCTCAATGTTGAACCAGAACAAGAAAAAAGAGAGCCTGTACAGGAACCATCTCCTGAGCCGGTGGTGGTGCGGGAACCAACCCCCGAGCCAGTCCAGGTGCGGGAACCAACCCCCGAGCCGGTGCAGGTGCGGGAACCAACCCCCGAGCCAGTGCAGGTGCGGGAACCAACCCCCGAGCCAGTGCAGGTGCGGGAACCAACCCCCGAGCCAGTGCAGGTGCGGGAACCAACCCCCGAGCCGGTGCGGGTTCCAACCCCCGAGCCGGTGCGGGTTCCAACCCCCGAGCCGGTGCGGGTTCCAACCCCCGAGCCGGTGCGGGTTCCAACCCCCGAGCCGGTGCGGGTTCCAACCCCCGAGCCGGTGCGGGTTCCAACCCCCGAGCCGGTACGGGTTCCAACCCCCGAGCCAGTGGTGATGCGGGTACCATCCCCCGATCCGGTGCAGGTGCGGGAGCCTTCCCCCGAGCCGGTGGTTGTGCGGGAGCCTTCCCCCGAGCCTGTGGTGGTGCGGGAGCCAACCCCTGAGCCTCTCCGGGAACCAACACCTGAACCCGAGCGAGAACAATCACCTGAGCTTGTAAAGATGCAAGAACCAATACCCGAACCCATGCAGATACGGGAACAAACACCAGAGCCCATGAGGGAACCATCTCCTGAACTGCTTCAAGAACAAATACCTGAGCAAAGAAGTGAAGAAGCCACCAGGGTCCAGATGTCACCTCAGATGACCACTTTTAAATTTGAAGACAACAGTTCAGTTCCCTCTTTGGGAACTACTGTCATGTCTCCCCCATGCTCCCCACCAGGCCCTGCCTCTCCTGTTAGAGAATCACAGAATGGCTCCTCTCTTGTGGACTTGGATGTTCCCTCTGACTCCATGGACAGGAACCAGTCTCCTGTTGGTCTGGCACCCCAGATGTTGCTTAATGTGATGACATTCCAAGCAGAGGAGGAGAATGAAAAGGCATACGAAGTTCAGGGGTTACAAGACTatgagaaggaggaggaggatgaggaggaggaactaGACAAGGAAAGCATGTTTATGCCTACCTCCACAGCTCCAGGGGCCTTTTCCGCAGTTGGACAACCTCACAATTTTGGTGCTTTGCCTTTGGATGATTTCGTCCACAGAGAACTGGTATCCACTCatgaaaaggaggaggaggtggaaaaGGCTGATGAGGAGATCAATGAGGATGACGATGATGACGATGAGTATGAAGAAGAGAGGAGACCAGGCCACGCACTTTCATCCTTGGTCACTGACATGAGTACGTCTCAACCCTCTGATGAGTTCCAGGTACGCTCATCGGCATTCGGGGGTTCGGCAGGTTGGCATGGCGATGACCTGCTGTCTGGGATGGACTCCGAGGATGTGAGCAGCTGCACCAGCAGCCGGCAGCAGGGAGTGTCTGACCTCAGCAGCACTCTGCATACTGCTATATTAGAGGGCACCCAGAGCTCTGACGCCTTGATTGACTCCAGCCTCAGAGGCTCTGAAGGAGATGGGAATCTCATGGGTTCTCCCAATGTGGAAACCCTGGCCAATGAGGAAGAagaggatgaggatgatgagCGGGTGGACGATATGGACTTGAGCTCGGAGCAAGCAGAGGAGCATCACAAAGTGTTCCAGGAGCACAAACAAGACGAGGAAGATGACGAAGATGTGGAGATGCACAGCGAAGGCGTGACGGAGAGCGGTGGCAATGTCGACGATGACTTTAACGAGGAGGAGCACTTGGACAACCTGACCCAGTCTGGTCCCCTCTCTGGTGTTCCCCCGGCATCCTCCTGGGGTCAAGCAAACCTCTTCTCAGATACCTGGGCTCAACCAGCCTCCCTGCTCTCCATGTCGTCCCCCAGCCCCGTGTCTGACCACGACGCCGCTGAATCCGAGACGCCCACCCAGTCTCCTGCTCAGGCGTGTGTGGACAGCAGTGCCCCTTCCTTCCCCCTGCCGACAGAGCAGGAACCCCAGCACCATCACCCAGCACACCAAGAGGCTCATGACTTCGTCGCCCCTCCAGCTGTAGGCATGTCCCAGTCCGGTACTCCGGGTGAGACCGCTCCACCTGCTCACAGCGGCAGCGAGACGAGCACTCCCGAGGACCTCCGTGATTACGACAGCAGCTCTGGAGTAGAGTCCCGCTCTGATAAACAACAGACCCCAGTGCCAACATCAGTTCAGCCTGACATGGACCAGGATTTAGGCATTCATTTGGAGAAAGGtgatggagaggaggaagaggctgAGACTCTTCCTGCAGACGAGGTGCTTGGAACAGGACCCCCTACAGCTCCTGCGTCCGTCCCTTCCTCCCCCTCTTCTTCCGGCGACGAGGCCAGTGACACGGAGGGGGAGATACAGATCAACGACCCAGAGGGACCTATGATGATGGATGAAAGGGCTGCGTTTGACAGCCCCCCACCCAACTGTAGCTTGCCAGCtctggaggaggatgaggaggcagGAGATCTACCAGCTGACGAGGGTGAAGAGGATGGAGGTGGCGCCACCCCGCAGTCAGCCAATTCTGTGGCCTCATATGGCTTCGACTGCACCACGTCTAACTCCAACGCCCACTCCATGGCTGAGAGCTGCGGAAAGAGCCCAGGGATCTTCTCCCTTGAAAATGAAGAACAGCTTCCAGAGGAGGCCAAGGACCCCTCCCTGATCAAGGAGCTGACCCTGCCGTCATCAACTGCTGCGGCTCTGGCCGAAGACCTGCTGGGCAACCCCGTGGACCTGATCCCTCTGGGCCGTCAGGGAGACAACTTTCCTTGTCTGGATGAGCACCACCACTTCTTGCTCGGAGGAAAGCTCTCAGCAGATCACCGGGAGAAGGCAAATCCGCTGGAGGGCAGCGAGGAGCTCGTGGACCAAGAATGTGGAGACTCCGACAACGGCCCGGCACCTTACTTCTCCACCATATGTGATAAGACTGATAGTTTTCTGGAAG GAGACGCGAAGACCTCTGAAGTGGACGAAGACTGCAAGTGGCAAGCACGCACTCGGGAAGACAACCGGAACCAGAACTACTCTCCCTCTGTTCCAGTAGCCAATGGCCACTACTTGGCACTGGTGCCCGGCAACAGGAGACCCATTGATCCAGCACTGGCGGAGCATTTTTCAAGGATCGCCCCCCCTGCATGTCCCCCCAAAACCAGCCCTGAGAGCAGTTACATCATTGCAGAGCAGCTGAGGAGGCTGGAGCAGCATCGTCAGGAGCAGGAGAGACAGAAGAAGCAGtggctggaggaggagcggctCAGGCTGGAGCAGCAGAAGAAGCTGGAGAAGCAGCGCAGAGAGCTCCTCCAGCTGCaactgcagcaacagcagcaggagcaCCGTCACCGCAGGCAGGTCCTGCAGTGGCAGCTGGAGCTGGAGCACCAGTACCGCATGCAGCAGAAgcagatccagcagcagcagcagctgaggagGAGCCCGACCGGCGTGATGCTGTCGCCGTCGTCTGGGCTCTGCACCATCTATGAAGCCATGGAAACCAGCGACGAGGAGGACGAGGTCGGCGGAGAGCAGAACAGGAACGTTCAGGCGCGACGGAGGAGGGTGCTACAGTCCCGAGGCGTCTCGCCGGACCTCCAGAGGCAGCTGCATCCTGTGCCCCAGCAGGACCTGGAATGGAACAAGAAGGTGGACATGGTCCAGCAGCTCATCAACCAGTCCTTGATGCTGTCAGACGACGGCAGCTGCCCCCCTCTCCTGCTCCTCCCCGTGGGGAGCGGGGGGACCCTAAGCCCCCTGAAAAGCAGCATGTGGCCAAACCTTCCTCCACAGTTCAACCCTCCTACAGCTACAGTGACCTCCGTCAGCAGCTACTCTCCAGACAGCCGGGGCAGCTCTCCAGCCGGAGACTGGACTGTGGTGGAGGTGGAGACCCAGCACTGA
- the wu:fb95e10 gene encoding cardiomyopathy-associated protein 5 isoform X2, with product MKPDGVATAALEPMETLDSNPVNEAAPPEGQEPDQAAAPAEEMPQHPAGDLGAEEPQANKGKEPPAAKTGTKAAGDAKPKATNKATPKTPKSSTTSSPKTPSGPRSNTSQSRLANGTSKPQTNGMVKKTTPAAEKRSTPTSASSKKPTGTAVAPPSKTTTKVGEKKAPGTLSATNTAKSTTAALAAKKTPSSAANGVKSSTAASAAASAAKKPPASKPASAAPAKNSSVASSKTDKTPVSKATRPGLGTAPSSRPATGSSQSASTTKNTAATSKPPTPKPASTSVKTATPKSSAATPSSGKPPTSQSRNTTPVKKDVTKPATPAAKKTVESPLARPSPTTKSAKPETPKTKSDVSSKKPPTNKAVETKTPNRSKPQESKATPSKDASKTKTATNKASSPKKTVGSTTPTPVKRGPKVATIIERGKEIAGIVAAAATIATAASVFANPEESQPPVEDVLEPSELNVEPEQEKREPVQEPSPEPVVVREPTPEPVQVREPTPEPVQVREPTPEPVQVREPTPEPVQVREPTPEPVRVPTPEPVRVPTPEPVRVPTPEPVRVPTPEPVRVPTPEPVRVPTPEPVRVPTPEPVVMRVPSPDPVQVREPSPEPVVVREPSPEPVVVREPTPEPLREPTPEPEREQSPELVKMQEPIPEPMQIREQTPEPMREPSPELLQEQIPEQRSEEATRVQMSPQMTTFKFEDNSSVPSLGTTVMSPPCSPPGPASPVRESQNGSSLVDLDVPSDSMDRNQSPVGLAPQMLLNVMTFQAEEENEKAYEVQGLQDYEKEEEDEEEELDKESMFMPTSTAPGAFSAVGQPHNFGALPLDDFVHRELVSTHEKEEEVEKADEEINEDDDDDDEYEEERRPGHALSSLVTDMSTSQPSDEFQVRSSAFGGSAGWHGDDLLSGMDSEDVSSCTSSRQQGVSDLSSTLHTAILEGTQSSDALIDSSLRGSEGDGNLMGSPNVETLANEEEEDEDDERVDDMDLSSEQAEEHHKVFQEHKQDEEDDEDVEMHSEGVTESGGNVDDDFNEEEHLDNLTQSGPLSGVPPASSWGQANLFSDTWAQPASLLSMSSPSPVSDHDAAESETPTQSPAQACVDSSAPSFPLPTEQEPQHHHPAHQEAHDFVAPPAVGMSQSGTPGETAPPAHSGSETSTPEDLRDYDSSSGVESRSDKQQTPVPTSVQPDMDQDLGIHLEKGDGEEEEAETLPADEVLGTGPPTAPASVPSSPSSSGDEASDTEGEIQINDPEGPMMMDERAAFDSPPPNCSLPALEEDEEAGDLPADEGEEDGGGATPQSANSVASYGFDCTTSNSNAHSMAESCGKSPGIFSLENEEQLPEEAKDPSLIKELTLPSSTAAALAEDLLGNPVDLIPLGRQGDNFPCLDEHHHFLLGGKLSADHREKANPLEGSEELVDQECGDSDNGPAPYFSTICDKTDSFLEGDAKTSEVDEDCKWQARTREDNRNQNYSPSVPVANGHYLALVPGNRRPIDPALAEHFSRIAPPACPPKTSPESSYIIAEQLRRLEQHRQEQERQKKQWLEEERLRLEQQKKLEKQRRELLQLQLQQQQQEHRHRRQVLQWQLELEHQYRMQQKQIQQQQQLRRSPTGVMLSPSSGLCTIYEAMETSDEEDEVGGEQNRNVQARRRRVLQSRGVSPDLQRQLHPVPQQDLEWNKKVDMVQQLINQSLMLSDDGSCPPLLLLPVGSGGTLSPLKSSMWPNLPPQFNPPTATVTSVSSYSPDSRGSSPAGDWTVVEVETQH from the exons ATGAAGCCGGATGGGGTTGCCACGGCAGCACTGGAGCCAATGGAGACATTGGACTCGAATCCAGTGAATGAGGCGGCACCGCCAGAAGGACAGGAGCCCGACCAAGCAGCTGCTCCCGCTGAGGAGATGCCACAGCATCCTGCTGGAGATTTGGGTGCAGAGGAGCCCCAGGCAAATAAGGGTAAGGAACCCCCAGCTGCCAAGACTGGCACCAAGGCGGCTGGTGACGCCAAACCCAAGGCCACCAACAAGGCCACTCCTAAGACTCCTAAGTCCAGCACCACAAGCTCACCCAAGACTCCATCTGGCCCGCGTTCAAACACATCCCAGAGCCGTCTGGCAAACGGCACGTCTAAGCCTCAGACTAACGGCATGGTTAAGAAGACTACACCTGCTGCAGAAAAAAGGAGCACCCCAACCTCTGCTTCCTCCAAAAAACCCACCGGAACAGCAGTAGCACCACCTTCTAAGACCACTACTAAAGTTGGCGAGAAAAAGGCTCCAGGAACCCTCTCTGCCACCAACACCGCAAAGTCAACCACCGCAGCACTGGCAGCTAAAAAGACACCATCCAGTGCTGCCAATGGTGTCAAATCCAGcactgctgcttctgctgctgcttctgctgcaaAAAAGCCCCCAG CTTCCAAACCTgcctctgcagctccagccAAGAATAGCTCGGTTGCCTCGTCCAAGACGGACAAAACCCCGGTTTCCAAAGCCACCAG GCCCGGGTTAGGCACAGCACCATCATCCCGACCAGCTACTGGGTCATCTCAGTCAGCCAGCACAACCAAGAACACTGCAGCTACATCCAAACCTCCCACCCCTAAACCTGCCTCCACCTCTGTCAAGACTGCTACTCCAAAATCAAGCGCCGCTACACCCTCTAGTGGCAAACCTCCTACATCACAGTCAAGGAACACAACCCCGGTGaaaaaag ATGTTACCAAACCAGCCACTCCAGCTGCCAAAAAAACTGTAGAATCCCCTCTCGCTCGCCCTTCCCCTACAACGAAGTCAGCTAAACCCGAGACCCCCAAAACAAAGTCAGATGTCTCCTCCAAAAAGCCTCCCACAAATAAGGCTGTAGAAACAAAGACACCGAACCGCTCCAAACCACAAGAGAGTAAAGCCACACCTTCCAAGGATGCATCCAAGACCAAAACGGCTACAAATAAGGCCTCCAGCCCCAAGAAGACAGTGGGAAGTACTACTCCAACTCCTGTCAAACGTGGTCCTAAAGTTGCGACAATTATTGAACGTGGAAAAGAAATTGCTGGTATAGTGGCTGCTGCTGCAACAATTGCTACTGCAGCATCTGTCTTTGCAAACCCAGAAGAGTCTCAGCCTCCCGTAGAAGATGTTTTGGAGCCATCTGAGCTCAATGTTGAACCAGAACAAGAAAAAAGAGAGCCTGTACAGGAACCATCTCCTGAGCCGGTGGTG GTGCGGGAACCAACCCCCGAGCCGGTGCAGGTGCGGGAACCAACCCCCGAGCCAGTGCAGGTGCGGGAACCAACCCCCGAGCCAGTGCAGGTGCGGGAACCAACCCCCGAGCCAGTGCAGGTGCGGGAACCAACCCCCGAGCCGGTGCGGGTTCCAACCCCCGAGCCGGTGCGGGTTCCAACCCCCGAGCCGGTGCGGGTTCCAACCCCCGAGCCGGTGCGGGTTCCAACCCCCGAGCCGGTGCGGGTTCCAACCCCCGAGCCGGTGCGGGTTCCAACCCCCGAGCCGGTACGGGTTCCAACCCCCGAGCCAGTGGTGATGCGGGTACCATCCCCCGATCCGGTGCAGGTGCGGGAGCCTTCCCCCGAGCCGGTGGTTGTGCGGGAGCCTTCCCCCGAGCCTGTGGTGGTGCGGGAGCCAACCCCTGAGCCTCTCCGGGAACCAACACCTGAACCCGAGCGAGAACAATCACCTGAGCTTGTAAAGATGCAAGAACCAATACCCGAACCCATGCAGATACGGGAACAAACACCAGAGCCCATGAGGGAACCATCTCCTGAACTGCTTCAAGAACAAATACCTGAGCAAAGAAGTGAAGAAGCCACCAGGGTCCAGATGTCACCTCAGATGACCACTTTTAAATTTGAAGACAACAGTTCAGTTCCCTCTTTGGGAACTACTGTCATGTCTCCCCCATGCTCCCCACCAGGCCCTGCCTCTCCTGTTAGAGAATCACAGAATGGCTCCTCTCTTGTGGACTTGGATGTTCCCTCTGACTCCATGGACAGGAACCAGTCTCCTGTTGGTCTGGCACCCCAGATGTTGCTTAATGTGATGACATTCCAAGCAGAGGAGGAGAATGAAAAGGCATACGAAGTTCAGGGGTTACAAGACTatgagaaggaggaggaggatgaggaggaggaactaGACAAGGAAAGCATGTTTATGCCTACCTCCACAGCTCCAGGGGCCTTTTCCGCAGTTGGACAACCTCACAATTTTGGTGCTTTGCCTTTGGATGATTTCGTCCACAGAGAACTGGTATCCACTCatgaaaaggaggaggaggtggaaaaGGCTGATGAGGAGATCAATGAGGATGACGATGATGACGATGAGTATGAAGAAGAGAGGAGACCAGGCCACGCACTTTCATCCTTGGTCACTGACATGAGTACGTCTCAACCCTCTGATGAGTTCCAGGTACGCTCATCGGCATTCGGGGGTTCGGCAGGTTGGCATGGCGATGACCTGCTGTCTGGGATGGACTCCGAGGATGTGAGCAGCTGCACCAGCAGCCGGCAGCAGGGAGTGTCTGACCTCAGCAGCACTCTGCATACTGCTATATTAGAGGGCACCCAGAGCTCTGACGCCTTGATTGACTCCAGCCTCAGAGGCTCTGAAGGAGATGGGAATCTCATGGGTTCTCCCAATGTGGAAACCCTGGCCAATGAGGAAGAagaggatgaggatgatgagCGGGTGGACGATATGGACTTGAGCTCGGAGCAAGCAGAGGAGCATCACAAAGTGTTCCAGGAGCACAAACAAGACGAGGAAGATGACGAAGATGTGGAGATGCACAGCGAAGGCGTGACGGAGAGCGGTGGCAATGTCGACGATGACTTTAACGAGGAGGAGCACTTGGACAACCTGACCCAGTCTGGTCCCCTCTCTGGTGTTCCCCCGGCATCCTCCTGGGGTCAAGCAAACCTCTTCTCAGATACCTGGGCTCAACCAGCCTCCCTGCTCTCCATGTCGTCCCCCAGCCCCGTGTCTGACCACGACGCCGCTGAATCCGAGACGCCCACCCAGTCTCCTGCTCAGGCGTGTGTGGACAGCAGTGCCCCTTCCTTCCCCCTGCCGACAGAGCAGGAACCCCAGCACCATCACCCAGCACACCAAGAGGCTCATGACTTCGTCGCCCCTCCAGCTGTAGGCATGTCCCAGTCCGGTACTCCGGGTGAGACCGCTCCACCTGCTCACAGCGGCAGCGAGACGAGCACTCCCGAGGACCTCCGTGATTACGACAGCAGCTCTGGAGTAGAGTCCCGCTCTGATAAACAACAGACCCCAGTGCCAACATCAGTTCAGCCTGACATGGACCAGGATTTAGGCATTCATTTGGAGAAAGGtgatggagaggaggaagaggctgAGACTCTTCCTGCAGACGAGGTGCTTGGAACAGGACCCCCTACAGCTCCTGCGTCCGTCCCTTCCTCCCCCTCTTCTTCCGGCGACGAGGCCAGTGACACGGAGGGGGAGATACAGATCAACGACCCAGAGGGACCTATGATGATGGATGAAAGGGCTGCGTTTGACAGCCCCCCACCCAACTGTAGCTTGCCAGCtctggaggaggatgaggaggcagGAGATCTACCAGCTGACGAGGGTGAAGAGGATGGAGGTGGCGCCACCCCGCAGTCAGCCAATTCTGTGGCCTCATATGGCTTCGACTGCACCACGTCTAACTCCAACGCCCACTCCATGGCTGAGAGCTGCGGAAAGAGCCCAGGGATCTTCTCCCTTGAAAATGAAGAACAGCTTCCAGAGGAGGCCAAGGACCCCTCCCTGATCAAGGAGCTGACCCTGCCGTCATCAACTGCTGCGGCTCTGGCCGAAGACCTGCTGGGCAACCCCGTGGACCTGATCCCTCTGGGCCGTCAGGGAGACAACTTTCCTTGTCTGGATGAGCACCACCACTTCTTGCTCGGAGGAAAGCTCTCAGCAGATCACCGGGAGAAGGCAAATCCGCTGGAGGGCAGCGAGGAGCTCGTGGACCAAGAATGTGGAGACTCCGACAACGGCCCGGCACCTTACTTCTCCACCATATGTGATAAGACTGATAGTTTTCTGGAAG GAGACGCGAAGACCTCTGAAGTGGACGAAGACTGCAAGTGGCAAGCACGCACTCGGGAAGACAACCGGAACCAGAACTACTCTCCCTCTGTTCCAGTAGCCAATGGCCACTACTTGGCACTGGTGCCCGGCAACAGGAGACCCATTGATCCAGCACTGGCGGAGCATTTTTCAAGGATCGCCCCCCCTGCATGTCCCCCCAAAACCAGCCCTGAGAGCAGTTACATCATTGCAGAGCAGCTGAGGAGGCTGGAGCAGCATCGTCAGGAGCAGGAGAGACAGAAGAAGCAGtggctggaggaggagcggctCAGGCTGGAGCAGCAGAAGAAGCTGGAGAAGCAGCGCAGAGAGCTCCTCCAGCTGCaactgcagcaacagcagcaggagcaCCGTCACCGCAGGCAGGTCCTGCAGTGGCAGCTGGAGCTGGAGCACCAGTACCGCATGCAGCAGAAgcagatccagcagcagcagcagctgaggagGAGCCCGACCGGCGTGATGCTGTCGCCGTCGTCTGGGCTCTGCACCATCTATGAAGCCATGGAAACCAGCGACGAGGAGGACGAGGTCGGCGGAGAGCAGAACAGGAACGTTCAGGCGCGACGGAGGAGGGTGCTACAGTCCCGAGGCGTCTCGCCGGACCTCCAGAGGCAGCTGCATCCTGTGCCCCAGCAGGACCTGGAATGGAACAAGAAGGTGGACATGGTCCAGCAGCTCATCAACCAGTCCTTGATGCTGTCAGACGACGGCAGCTGCCCCCCTCTCCTGCTCCTCCCCGTGGGGAGCGGGGGGACCCTAAGCCCCCTGAAAAGCAGCATGTGGCCAAACCTTCCTCCACAGTTCAACCCTCCTACAGCTACAGTGACCTCCGTCAGCAGCTACTCTCCAGACAGCCGGGGCAGCTCTCCAGCCGGAGACTGGACTGTGGTGGAGGTGGAGACCCAGCACTGA